A region from the Triticum aestivum cultivar Chinese Spring chromosome 3D, IWGSC CS RefSeq v2.1, whole genome shotgun sequence genome encodes:
- the LOC123080644 gene encoding probable inactive purple acid phosphatase 16, whose product MRWWLHRLAAAAAFLAAALALRSPAPLRFASGGRFKVALFADLHYGENAWTDWGPAQDAASDHVMATVLDADKPDFVVYLGDLVTANNVPIPNATLYWDRAISHSRRRGVPWSTVFGNHDDMPFEWPPEWFSPAGIPPVHCLSAAAMQTSGCSFRGTPRIELMKTELNRDGADGLSRSSVGPQELWPGVSNYVLQVLSHEKQQDPALLMYFLDSGGGSYPEVISSAQVRWFGNQSQSLNPDGRIPELIFWHIPSTAYVKVAPKSKTEICKPCVGSLNEEDVAPQEAEWGVMDALAKRSSVKAIFVGHNHGLDWCCPYEKLWLCFARHTGHGGYGDWPRGARIVEIAEKPFSVHSWIRMENGSTHSHITLS is encoded by the exons ATGCGGTGGTGGCTGCACCGCCTCGCGGCTGCAGCGGCCTTCCTTGCCGCCGCGCTGGCTCTGAGGTCGCCGGCGCCGCTGCGGTTCGCGTCGGGCGGCCGGTTCAAGGTGGCGCTGTTCGCGGACCTGCATTACGGCGAGAACGCCTGGACGGACTGGGGCCCCGCGCAGGACGCCGCCTCGGACCATGTCATGGCCACCGTGCTGGACGCCGACAAGCCAG ACTTCGTGGTGTACCTCGGCGACCTCGTGACAGCCaacaacgtgccgatccccaacgCGACCCTCTACTGGGACAGGGCCATTTCTCATTCCCGACGCAGGGGCGTCCCGTGGTCCACCGTGTTCGGCAACCACGACGACATGCCCTTCGAGTGGCCGCCGGAGTGGTTCTCCCCCGCCGGCATCCCGCCCGTGCACTGCCTATCAGCGGCGGCCATGCAAACCTCAG GGTGCAGCTTCAGAGGGACGCCGCGCATCGAGCTGATGAAAACCGAGCTCAACCGCGACGGTGCAGACGGGTTATCGCGCTCGTCGGTCGGGCCCCAGGAGCTCTGGCCCGGCGTCTCCAACTACGTTCTGCAGGTGCTCTCGCACGAGAAGCAACAAGACCCTGCTCTGCTCATGTATTTCCTCGACTCGGGCGGTGGATCCTACCCGGAAGTCATATCCTCTGCACAGGTCCGGTGGTTCGGTAACCAGTCTCAGTCCCTCAATCCAGATGGCAG GATTCCTGAGCTGATTTTTTGGCACATACCAAGTACAGCATACGTCAAGGTGGCACCAAAGTCTAAGACTGAGATCTGCAAGCCCTGCGTTGGTTCTCTCAACGAGGAGGATGTGGCGCCACAAGAAGCCGAATGGGGCGTGATGGACGCTCTTGCCAAGAGGTCTTCAGTTAAA GCGATCTTCGTGGGGCACAACCACGGGCTCGACTGGTGCTGCCCGTACGAGAAACTCTGGCTGTGTTTCGCGCGCCACACGGGTCACGGCGGATATGGTGACTGGCCAAGAGGGGCAAGGATCGTTGAGATAGCCGAGAAGCCGTTCTCTGTCCACTCCTGGATACGGATGGAGAACGGGAGCACGCACAGCCATATTACATTGTCTTGA